Proteins found in one Odocoileus virginianus isolate 20LAN1187 ecotype Illinois chromosome 10, Ovbor_1.2, whole genome shotgun sequence genomic segment:
- the LOC110144583 gene encoding olfactory receptor 8K3-like: METQNGTVLSKFILMGITDRPELQAPLFGLFLIIYMVSVVGNLGMVILTKVDSRLQTPMYFFLRHLAFTDLGYSTTVGPKMLVNFVADQNEISYYFCATQLTFFLVFIISELFILAAMSYDRYVAICNPLLYPVVMSQRVCQVLVAMPYLYSIFESLLIAIKIFDSSFCGYNVIRHFYCDSLPLLSLLCSNANEIGLIILISAGFNLIFSLLIVLVSYLLILASVLRMHSAEGRHKAFSTCGSHLTVVTVFYGALIFMYVQPESNHSFDTDKMASIFYTLIIPMLNPLIYSFRNKDVKHALQRMWKRLRNSFSSGFCTI, translated from the coding sequence ATGGAAACACAGAATGGAACAGTGCTGAGTAAATTCATCCTCATGGGAATTACAGACCGTCCTGAGCTGCAGGCTCCATTGTTCGGGCTCTTCCTCATCATCTACATGGTCTCCGTGGTGGGCAACTTGGGCATGGTCATCCTCACTAAGGTGGACTCCAGGCTGCAGACacccatgtacttctttctcagGCACCTGGCTTTCACTGATCTTGGTTATTCAACAACTGTGGGCCCCAAAATGTTAGTAAATTTTGTGGCGGATCAAAATGAAATCTCCTATTACTTTTGTGCTACACAGCTCACTTTCTTTCTTGTGTTCATTATTAGTGAGCTTTTCATTCTGGCAGCAATGTCCtatgaccgctacgtggccatctgtAACCCTCTGCTTTACCCAGTGGTCATGTCGCAAAGGGTATGCCAGGTGCTGGTGGCAATGCCATATCTCTATAGCATATTTGAGTCTCTTCTTATTGCTATAAAGATATTTGACTCATCATTCTGTGGATATAATGTCATCAGACATTTCTACTGTGACAGTCTCCCCTTGTTATCTTTGCTCTGCTCAAATGCAAATGAAATTGGACTGATTATTCTTATCTCAGCAggttttaatttgattttctctcttttgataGTTCTTGTGTCTTACCTTCTCATTCTCGCATCCGTTCTCAGGATGCACTCTGCTGAAGGCAGGCACAAGGCTTTTTCTACCTGTGGGTCTCACCTGACGGTAGTCACAGTGTTCTATGGGGCTTTAATATTCATGTATGTGCAGCCAGAGTCCAACCATTCATTTGACACAGATAAAATGGCATCTATATTTTACACTCTCATTATCCCTATGCTAAATCCCTTGATTTACAGTTTTAGGAACAAAGATGTAAAACACGCCCTACAAAGGATGTGGAAGAGACTACGCAACTCTTTCTCTTCAGGCTTCTGTACAATATGA
- the LOC110144565 gene encoding olfactory receptor 8K3-like, whose amino-acid sequence MKTQNLTVPNEFILMGITDRPELQAPLFGLFLIIYVTSAVGNLGMVILTKVDSRMQTPMYFFLRHLALTDLGYSTAVGPKMLASFIVSQNSISYYLCATQLAFFIAFIISELFILAAMSYDRYVAICHPLLYTVIMSQRVCRVLVAIPYLYSTFVSLIVTVKIFNLSFCGYNVIKHFYCDCLPLISLLCSNTQEIELIILIFAGVNAILSLPIILVSYLLILVAILRMNSAEGRHKAFSTCGSHLTVVTVFFGALIFMYAQPESRHSFDTDKMASIFYTLVIPMLNPLIYSLRNKDVKYALQKVWNKLCNSSS is encoded by the coding sequence ATGAAAACACAAAATCTTACTGTGCCAAATGAATTCATCCTCATGGGAATCACAGACCGCCCTGAGCTGCAGGCTCCATTGTTCGGGCTCTTCCTCATCATCTACGTCACCTCAGCAGTGGGCAACTTGGGCATGGTCATCCTCACTAAGGTGGACTCCAGGATGCAGACacccatgtacttctttctcagGCACCTGGCTCTTACTGATCTTGGCTATTCAACAGCTGTAGGACCCAAAATGTTGGCAAGTTTTATTGTGAGTCAAAATTCAATCTCCTATTATTTGTGTGCCACGCAGCTGGCTTTCTTCATCGCGTTCATTATTAGTGAACTTTTTATTCTGGCTGCAAtgtcctatgaccgctatgtggccatctgtcacCCCTTGCTTTACACAGTCATCATGTCACAAAGGGTGTGCCGGGTCCTGGTGGCAATCCCCTACCTCTATAGCACATTCGTGTCTCTTATAGTCACtgtaaagatttttaatttatccTTCTGTGGCTACAATGTCATCAAACATTTCTACTGTGACTGTCTCCCCTTGATATCCTTGCTCTGTTCAAATACACAAGAAATTGAACTGATCATTCTGATCTTCGCAGGTGTTAATGCGATCCTCTCCCTTCCAATAATTCTTGTGTCTTATCTGCTCATCCTTGTAGCCATTCTCAGGATGAACTCTGCTGAAGGCAGGCACAAGGCTTTTTCTACCTGTGGATCCCACCTGACAGTGGTCACTGTGTTCTTTGGGGCTTTGATATTTATGTATGCACAACCAGAGTCTAGACATTCCTTTGACACTGATAAAATGGCATCTATATTTTACACCCTTGTTATCCCCATGTTAAATCCCTTGATCTACAGTTTGAGGaacaaagatgtaaaatatgcaCTACAAAAGGTGTGGAATAAGCTTTGTAACAGTTCCTCTTAA